In the genome of Pongo pygmaeus isolate AG05252 chromosome 9, NHGRI_mPonPyg2-v2.0_pri, whole genome shotgun sequence, one region contains:
- the MS4A3 gene encoding membrane-spanning 4-domains subfamily A member 3, with translation MASHKVDNAALGSASAHGTPGSEAGPDELNNSVYQRIDGSQDYQKGKLQVLGAIQILNAAMILALGVFLGSLQYLFHLQKHFFFFTFHTGYPIWGAVFFCSSGTLSVVAGRKPTRTWIQNSFGLNIASATIALVGVAFLSVNLAVNIQSLRSCQFSKSPDLCNYMGSISNGMVSLLLILTSLELCVTISAIAMWCKANCCNSREEISSPPNPVR, from the exons ATGGCCTCCCACAAAGTTGATAATGCAGCGCTGGGGTCAGCCTCTGCCCATGGTACCCCAGGCAGTGAGGCTGGACCAGACGAGCTGAATAATTCGGTCTACCAGCGCATCGATGGATCACAAGATTatcagaaaggaaaattacaagtTCTTGGG gCCATCCAGATCCTGAATGCAGCAATGATTCTGGCTTTGGGTGTCTTTCTGGGTTCCTTGCAATACCTGTTCCACCTCCAAAAGCACTTCTTTTTCTTCACCTTCCACACAGGCTACCCAATTTGGGGTGCTGTGTTT TTCTGTAGTTCAGGAACTTTGTCTGTTGTAGCAGGGAGAAAGCCCACAAGAACATGG atACAGAACAGTTTTGGACTGAACATTGCCAGTGCTACAATTGCACTAGTTGGGGTTGcttttctctcagtaaatttaGCAGTTAATATCCAGTCATTAAGGAGTTGTCAGTTTTCAAAGTCACCGGACCTATGCAATTACATGGGCTCCATATCAAAT GGCATGGTGTCTCTACTGCTGATTCTCACCTCGCTGGAATTATGCGTAACCATCTCTGCCATAGCCATGTGGTGCAAGGCAAACTGCTGTAATTCAAGAGAG gaaATTTCCTCACCTCCCAATCCTGTGAGATAA